A single region of the Lysinibacillus sp. B2A1 genome encodes:
- a CDS encoding sensor histidine kinase yields the protein MIIFLLLIIVLLIGIIMFQLKAKKQQSTTIRYMHRKLQAIINEESSEKILVPTANQEIQQLLIVLNALLDHNQKVLATHRKMESSMKKMLANISHDLKTPLTVVLGYTEMLQLNQSISVEERQRLVTGVHSKTLEVLKIIHTFFDLAKLEAGDTDYPMTKVNISEICRKNILSFYDMVTSMGLEIEIAIPETPIYALGNEEALDRALNNLLSNAIAYGAGGNVIGLAVRKDDTSIYIDVWDRGKGIDEYHIDNVFERMYTLEDSRNKSFQGSGLGLTITKRLVEIMDGSIQLSSIPYEKTIFTITLKRMMY from the coding sequence ATGATTATATTTCTATTATTGATTATCGTGTTACTCATAGGAATTATTATGTTTCAATTGAAAGCAAAAAAACAACAAAGTACTACTATTAGGTACATGCATAGAAAACTGCAAGCAATCATTAACGAAGAATCAAGTGAAAAAATTTTAGTACCAACAGCTAATCAAGAAATACAGCAGCTACTGATTGTGTTGAATGCATTGTTGGATCACAATCAAAAAGTGCTGGCAACACATCGGAAAATGGAAAGCTCTATGAAAAAGATGCTGGCGAATATTTCGCATGATCTTAAAACACCATTAACAGTTGTACTAGGCTATACTGAAATGCTACAGCTTAATCAATCGATTAGTGTGGAGGAGCGGCAGCGATTAGTAACTGGTGTCCATTCGAAGACATTGGAAGTATTAAAAATCATCCATACATTTTTTGACCTAGCAAAGTTAGAGGCTGGAGATACCGATTATCCCATGACAAAAGTCAATATAAGTGAAATATGCCGAAAAAATATATTATCATTTTACGACATGGTTACATCTATGGGGTTAGAGATAGAGATTGCAATACCAGAGACACCAATATATGCGCTAGGTAATGAAGAGGCATTAGATAGGGCTTTGAACAATTTATTATCAAATGCTATTGCTTATGGGGCGGGTGGTAATGTGATTGGACTGGCCGTAAGAAAAGATGATACAAGCATTTATATTGATGTATGGGATAGAGGTAAGGGAATAGATGAATATCATATAGATAATGTCTTTGAAAGAATGTATACGCTTGAGGATTCCAGAAATAAATCCTTCCAAGGCAGTGGTCTTGGCTTAACGATTACCAAACGTCTTGTAGAAATAATGGATGGCTCTATTCAGCTCTCCAGTATTCCATACGAAAAGACAATCTTTACAATAACGTTAAAAAGAATGATGTACTAA
- a CDS encoding DNA-binding response regulator produces the protein MQKRILLVEDDEAIREMVESYLTMEGFLVTSAVNGEEALQNCLNKPFDLVILDIMIPKLNGLEVLKIIREQASLPIIIMSAKDSDVDKALGLGLGADDYIAKPFSMLEFSARVKAAIRRATKYANQVEDKKDILEIDNLLIDLVNFSVEKSGQQVKLTSKEFAILKLFVTNRNRVFTKQQIYQLIWNDAYYGDDNIINVHIRRLREKMEDDPSNPQYIKTLWGIGYKFEG, from the coding sequence GTGCAAAAACGTATTTTACTAGTAGAAGATGATGAAGCCATTAGGGAAATGGTAGAAAGTTATTTAACAATGGAGGGATTCCTTGTTACTTCAGCAGTGAATGGAGAAGAGGCATTACAAAATTGTTTAAATAAACCCTTTGATTTAGTGATTTTAGATATTATGATACCGAAACTAAATGGATTAGAAGTTTTAAAGATAATACGAGAGCAGGCATCACTGCCAATTATCATTATGTCTGCGAAGGATAGCGATGTAGATAAAGCATTAGGGCTAGGATTAGGTGCAGATGATTATATTGCAAAGCCATTTTCAATGTTGGAATTTTCAGCACGTGTCAAGGCTGCTATTCGAAGAGCAACAAAATACGCCAATCAAGTAGAGGATAAGAAAGACATATTAGAGATAGATAACCTATTAATCGATCTTGTTAACTTTTCCGTAGAGAAGAGCGGACAACAAGTAAAGCTTACATCAAAGGAATTTGCTATTTTAAAATTATTCGTGACAAACCGTAATCGAGTATTTACAAAACAGCAAATTTATCAATTAATTTGGAATGACGCATACTATGGAGATGACAATATTATTAATGTACATATAAGAAGATTACGTGAAAAAATGGAAGACGATCCGTCCAACCCTCAGTATATTAAAACGCTTTGGGGAATTGGCTATAAATTTGAAGGATAA
- the nadD gene encoding nicotinate (nicotinamide) nucleotide adenylyltransferase: MARIGIYGSSFDPITNVHLWTASTVAHRCKLDKIIFLPCSNKRKDKTIKTGNNHRWNMLKLAIAKDDRFIADSYEMNQEGWNIYTYDTMKYFREKHPEDEIHFIMGADLLVDIGAGLWKKGDALVAENKFIVMARHGIDMLSTISRSPILRNNDDGRFHLIDKGLAMEISSTYIREEFAMGGEPRYLLLNACYDYIKEHHLYLK; the protein is encoded by the coding sequence ATGGCGAGGATAGGTATTTATGGTTCATCCTTTGATCCTATTACTAATGTTCATCTTTGGACAGCTAGCACGGTTGCGCACCGCTGTAAATTAGATAAGATCATTTTTTTGCCTTGTTCGAATAAACGGAAAGATAAAACTATAAAAACAGGGAATAATCATCGCTGGAATATGCTAAAGTTAGCAATTGCTAAGGATGATCGTTTTATTGCGGATTCCTATGAAATGAATCAAGAAGGTTGGAATATTTACACATATGACACCATGAAATATTTTAGAGAAAAGCACCCAGAGGATGAAATTCATTTTATTATGGGCGCAGATTTATTAGTAGATATTGGTGCTGGATTGTGGAAGAAAGGGGACGCGTTGGTAGCAGAAAATAAATTTATTGTAATGGCAAGGCATGGAATTGATATGCTATCAACCATTAGTCGTTCTCCGATTTTAAGAAATAATGATGATGGGAGATTTCATCTTATAGATAAGGGGTTAGCAATGGAAATAAGTTCAACCTATATTCGCGAAGAATTTGCGATGGGTGGTGAACCAAGATATCTCTTACTTAATGCATGTTACGATTATATTAAAGAGCATCATCTTTATCTGAAATAA
- a CDS encoding bacitracin ABC transporter ATP-binding protein: protein MTYIVKTNQLTKVFDGKEVVSAVNMHVRKGEIYGFLGPNGAGKTTVMKMLTNLTKPTSGDIEIFGEKLTDRSYEVLKRLGTIIEYPIFYEDLTAKETLELHCEYMGYYDKKEISHVLDLVKLTNTEEKRVKDFSLGMKQRLGIARAIITKPELLILDEPINGLDPVGIKEIRELFKMLCKEYGITLIVSSHILGEIEQLADTIGVIKNGRLITEVSMDAVNRSQVDYIEVIVNDGKKAAFIIESTLNITNFKLIDDNCIRIYDTTASQKLLSKTLIEHDIEIEGISKKSSSLEDYFLKLINGGVVSA from the coding sequence ATGACATATATTGTGAAAACAAATCAACTTACCAAAGTGTTTGACGGAAAAGAAGTGGTTTCTGCTGTCAATATGCATGTGAGGAAGGGAGAGATTTATGGCTTTTTAGGTCCCAATGGTGCCGGAAAAACAACGGTTATGAAAATGCTAACGAACCTAACAAAGCCAACGAGCGGAGATATTGAGATCTTTGGTGAAAAATTAACAGACCGATCATACGAAGTGCTAAAAAGGTTGGGGACGATTATTGAATATCCAATTTTCTATGAAGATTTGACAGCAAAGGAAACCCTAGAATTACACTGCGAATATATGGGCTATTATGATAAGAAAGAAATTAGTCATGTTCTCGATCTAGTGAAACTAACAAATACAGAGGAGAAGCGTGTTAAAGACTTTTCTCTAGGAATGAAACAGCGATTGGGCATTGCACGGGCTATTATTACGAAGCCGGAATTACTTATTTTAGACGAGCCGATTAACGGACTAGATCCAGTGGGCATTAAAGAAATACGAGAGTTATTCAAAATGCTTTGTAAAGAGTATGGCATTACACTCATTGTTTCTAGCCACATCTTAGGGGAAATTGAACAGCTAGCTGATACAATAGGCGTTATTAAGAATGGAAGATTAATCACGGAAGTATCAATGGATGCTGTTAATCGTAGTCAGGTAGATTATATTGAAGTGATTGTTAATGATGGGAAAAAGGCTGCCTTTATTATAGAAAGTACATTAAATATTACTAATTTCAAATTAATAGACGACAATTGTATTCGTATATATGATACGACAGCTTCACAAAAGCTACTATCTAAAACATTGATTGAACATGATATTGAAATTGAGGGGATTAGTAAAAAATCAAGCTCATTAGAGGATTATTTCTTAAAGTTGATCAATGGAGGTGTAGTTAGTGCTTAA
- a CDS encoding IS200/IS605 family transposase: protein MDNKSLAHTTWNCKYHIVFAPKYRRQIIYGQIKADVGRILRQLCERKGVEIIEATACPDHIHMLVSIPPKLSVSSFVGYLKGKSSLMIFDRHANLKYKYGNRKFWCRGYYVDTVGRNRKIIQEYIKNQLQEDVLEDQMSMKEFIDPFTGEEIKAKKRK from the coding sequence ATGGATAATAAAAGTTTAGCACACACAACATGGAATTGTAAGTATCACATCGTCTTTGCACCAAAATATAGAAGGCAGATTATTTATGGACAAATTAAAGCAGATGTAGGTAGAATTCTTCGTCAGTTATGTGAAAGAAAAGGAGTAGAAATTATTGAAGCAACCGCCTGTCCTGATCATATTCATATGTTGGTAAGTATTCCACCAAAATTAAGTGTTTCATCGTTTGTGGGTTATTTGAAAGGAAAAAGTAGTTTAATGATATTCGATCGACATGCGAATCTGAAATATAAATACGGAAACAGGAAGTTTTGGTGTCGCGGATATTATGTAGATACAGTAGGAAGAAACAGAAAAATCATTCAGGAATATATAAAAAATCAATTGCAAGAGGATGTTCTTGAGGATCAAATGAGCATGAAAGAATTTATTGATCCATTTACAGGAGAAGAAATAAAAGCAAAGAAGCGAAAATAA
- a CDS encoding gamma-aminobutyrate permease translates to MSEIKVNQLGHKVPKLKKELKSRHITMISLGGTIGTGLFLASGGAIAQAGPGGALLAYALIGVMVYFLMTSLGEMAAYMPSSGSFSTYATKFVDPALGFALGWNYWYNWAITIAAEIAAVSLIMKYWFPDSSSALWTVLFIAVVLTFNLLSVKSYGESEYWFAMIKVVTVIVFIIISLLMIFGILGGHAPVGFTNFFISDGPFHGGFLATFGIFLAAGFSFQGTELLGITAGETDDPGKNIPKAVKSVFWRILLFYILAIGAIGMLIPFTDERLLSEDIAVSPFTLVFDRLGIAFAASLMNAIILTAMLSAGNSGLYASSRMLWQLAVDGHAPKFFTKLSRRGIPVYALIATLAVGCLAFLASFFGDGVVYIWLLNASGMSGFIAWLGIAFSHYRFRRAFEAQGLNPQLLPYKARLFPFGPLFAFTVCMIVVIGQNYTAFMGDKIDWYGILVSYIGIPLFLLLWFGYKIKYKTKMLPLKECDLRVED, encoded by the coding sequence GTGAGTGAAATAAAAGTGAATCAGCTCGGTCATAAAGTGCCGAAGCTGAAAAAAGAATTAAAAAGCCGTCATATTACAATGATTTCTTTAGGTGGTACAATTGGTACAGGGCTATTTTTAGCCAGTGGCGGTGCTATTGCACAGGCAGGTCCTGGCGGTGCATTACTAGCCTATGCCCTAATCGGTGTTATGGTGTACTTTTTAATGACAAGCTTAGGGGAAATGGCAGCCTATATGCCATCTTCAGGCTCCTTTAGTACGTATGCTACGAAATTTGTTGACCCAGCTTTGGGCTTTGCATTGGGCTGGAACTATTGGTATAACTGGGCAATCACGATTGCTGCTGAAATTGCGGCTGTATCATTAATTATGAAATATTGGTTCCCAGATAGCTCATCTGCATTATGGACAGTATTATTTATTGCTGTTGTATTAACCTTTAATTTATTATCTGTAAAAAGCTATGGGGAAAGTGAATATTGGTTTGCCATGATTAAGGTGGTAACTGTGATTGTGTTCATTATTATCAGCTTATTAATGATTTTTGGTATTTTAGGTGGACATGCACCTGTAGGCTTTACAAATTTCTTTATTAGTGATGGACCGTTTCATGGGGGTTTCCTTGCTACATTTGGTATTTTCCTTGCAGCAGGATTTTCATTCCAAGGAACAGAGCTTCTTGGAATTACAGCTGGTGAAACGGATGACCCTGGAAAAAATATTCCGAAAGCAGTAAAATCGGTGTTCTGGCGTATTCTATTGTTTTATATTTTAGCGATTGGTGCGATAGGCATGTTGATTCCATTCACAGATGAGCGTTTACTATCAGAAGATATCGCTGTATCGCCATTTACACTAGTGTTTGATCGCTTAGGCATTGCCTTTGCTGCTTCCTTAATGAATGCCATTATTTTGACAGCCATGCTATCAGCTGGAAATTCAGGACTATATGCATCATCCCGTATGCTATGGCAATTAGCAGTAGACGGACATGCACCAAAATTTTTCACCAAATTAAGCCGTCGTGGTATTCCAGTCTATGCCTTAATAGCGACATTAGCTGTAGGCTGCCTTGCATTTTTAGCATCATTTTTTGGTGATGGGGTTGTCTATATTTGGCTTTTAAATGCCTCTGGAATGTCTGGTTTCATAGCTTGGCTTGGCATTGCATTTAGTCATTATCGATTCCGCCGGGCTTTCGAAGCGCAGGGCTTGAATCCGCAATTGCTGCCATATAAAGCAAGGCTATTTCCTTTTGGTCCGCTTTTCGCCTTTACGGTTTGTATGATTGTTGTTATTGGACAAAATTATACGGCCTTTATGGGGGATAAAATTGATTGGTATGGAATCCTCGTTTCTTATATTGGTATCCCACTGTTTTTACTGCTATGGTTTGGATACAAAATCAAATATAAAACAAAAATGCTTCCGCTAAAAGAATGCGATTTAAGAGTAGAGGATTAA
- a CDS encoding NAD(P)H nitroreductase has product MSVKNILEKRRSVRHYDPSYKISSEILTSLIESASKSPNGNNIQATRYLIIDEPDLRNLLLPIAFNQQQVIEASTLIVMLGDYQAFDKGNIIKIHEEGFQAGYFDESLRDYLANAAINYYENKSKEDLKLELTRDVSLASMSLILLANEAGFETITMSGYDSKKLKEILNIPERYLDVMLIAIGKGTKAGHQTVRHNVNKVMYRNQII; this is encoded by the coding sequence ATGAGTGTAAAAAATATTTTAGAAAAAAGACGTTCAGTTAGACATTATGATCCAAGTTATAAAATTAGTTCAGAAATTCTAACCTCTTTAATTGAAAGTGCAAGTAAGTCACCTAATGGAAATAATATTCAAGCTACTCGATACTTAATTATAGATGAGCCTGACTTAAGAAATTTATTACTACCTATAGCTTTTAATCAGCAACAAGTGATAGAGGCTTCAACATTAATTGTTATGTTAGGTGATTATCAGGCATTTGATAAAGGCAATATTATTAAGATACATGAAGAAGGCTTTCAAGCAGGCTATTTTGATGAATCGCTAAGAGATTATCTAGCGAATGCTGCAATAAATTATTATGAAAATAAATCTAAAGAAGATCTAAAGCTAGAATTAACTAGAGATGTAAGTCTTGCGTCAATGTCATTAATTTTGTTAGCAAATGAAGCTGGTTTTGAGACAATCACTATGTCAGGTTATGATTCTAAGAAATTAAAAGAAATCTTAAATATTCCTGAAAGGTATTTAGATGTTATGCTTATAGCTATTGGTAAAGGTACTAAAGCTGGTCATCAGACCGTAAGACATAATGTTAATAAGGTAATGTATAGAAACCAAATCATTTAG
- a CDS encoding SLC13 family permease — protein sequence MDVQLTLTFLILGTTIFAFVTNKIRADLVAIVSLLAFVITDILTPAEALSGFSNSVVLMIAGLFVVGAGILRTGLAGMAGQLLLKWSGNSELKLFVLLLIIVGSVGAFMSNTGTVALMMPIVVSIAISMKVSPSKFLLPLSYVASLSGLMTLIASPTNLIVSQLLVDKGYNKLGFFEITPIGIVGMIAGITYLVLVRNILLPKEQNRTQTNEGYKLSPKKIIKQYDLNNRLFKISVPEESPIIETSLAELKLPAKYMLCMMKIHRKSQEGINLLPMTYQEMAGPTSVIHAKDELYVQGEEEDIHRFVEDYHLEMQGLVEGEADELVSKHLGIAEVLLTPNSSFINETVSSLGFREKYNLNIIGINRKGGYKLQDMVSHKLKFGDAILVQGAWDEILLLARETQDVVVVGQPKEHASVAAATGKAGLAGIIMLFMIILMAFEIFPAVISVMIGAVLMILTGCLRNMEDAYSNMNFESIVLVAAMLPMATALEKTGGMAILSDGIINALGDFGPYGVLIGVYILTAVFGQFISNTATAVLFAPIAMSAAIAMDVSPTTFLIAVAVAASMAFATPIASPTNALVMTAGGYKFMDFVRIGIPLQIVMFIVMMTAIPFFFPF from the coding sequence ATGGATGTGCAACTTACATTAACATTTCTTATATTAGGAACAACAATTTTCGCATTTGTGACCAATAAAATACGAGCAGATCTTGTAGCGATTGTGTCACTACTAGCATTTGTCATTACCGATATTCTAACACCCGCAGAGGCATTATCTGGTTTTTCAAACTCTGTAGTTTTAATGATTGCAGGGCTATTTGTCGTGGGTGCAGGAATTTTACGTACAGGTCTTGCGGGAATGGCAGGACAATTATTACTCAAATGGTCTGGCAATAGTGAGTTGAAATTATTTGTATTATTGCTCATTATTGTAGGTTCTGTCGGTGCCTTTATGAGTAATACAGGTACTGTAGCATTAATGATGCCAATAGTTGTAAGTATAGCGATTAGTATGAAAGTCAGCCCTTCAAAGTTTCTATTACCACTTTCATATGTAGCAAGTCTGTCTGGTCTTATGACACTAATTGCATCACCAACCAATTTAATTGTTAGTCAGTTATTAGTGGATAAAGGCTATAACAAACTTGGCTTTTTTGAAATAACACCTATTGGTATTGTTGGAATGATTGCGGGTATTACTTATTTAGTGCTTGTACGCAATATCCTATTACCTAAGGAACAAAATCGTACCCAGACAAATGAAGGCTATAAACTTTCGCCGAAGAAAATCATTAAGCAGTATGATTTAAATAATCGTCTATTTAAAATCTCTGTTCCAGAAGAATCTCCTATTATTGAAACATCATTAGCAGAATTAAAGCTGCCAGCAAAGTATATGCTTTGCATGATGAAAATTCATCGCAAATCACAGGAGGGCATCAATTTGCTGCCGATGACTTATCAAGAAATGGCAGGTCCAACAAGTGTTATTCATGCTAAGGATGAGCTGTATGTTCAGGGAGAAGAAGAGGACATTCACCGTTTTGTTGAAGATTATCATCTTGAGATGCAAGGGTTAGTAGAAGGGGAGGCCGATGAATTGGTATCGAAACATCTCGGTATTGCAGAGGTCTTGCTCACACCAAATTCAAGCTTTATCAACGAAACTGTTAGCTCACTAGGCTTCCGAGAAAAATACAACCTAAACATTATTGGTATTAATAGAAAAGGTGGATATAAGCTTCAAGATATGGTTTCGCACAAATTGAAATTTGGAGACGCTATATTAGTACAAGGCGCATGGGATGAAATTCTTTTGTTAGCAAGAGAGACCCAGGATGTCGTAGTTGTCGGTCAGCCGAAGGAACATGCAAGTGTAGCGGCTGCTACAGGTAAAGCTGGTCTTGCTGGTATTATTATGCTGTTCATGATTATTTTAATGGCATTCGAAATTTTCCCAGCCGTTATTTCTGTAATGATTGGTGCAGTTCTAATGATTTTAACAGGTTGTTTAAGAAATATGGAAGATGCCTATAGCAATATGAATTTTGAAAGCATTGTGCTGGTGGCCGCAATGCTACCAATGGCAACAGCATTAGAAAAAACAGGAGGCATGGCTATTTTATCTGATGGTATCATCAATGCCCTTGGTGATTTTGGACCTTATGGAGTGCTCATAGGTGTTTATATTTTGACAGCCGTTTTTGGTCAATTTATTAGTAATACGGCAACTGCTGTATTGTTTGCACCTATTGCAATGAGTGCTGCGATTGCAATGGATGTTAGTCCAACAACATTTCTGATTGCAGTAGCAGTAGCAGCAAGCATGGCGTTTGCTACACCAATTGCATCGCCTACTAATGCGCTGGTAATGACAGCAGGGGGCTACAAATTTATGGATTTTGTAAGAATAGGTATTCCGTTACAGATTGTTATGTTTATTGTTATGATGACAGCCATCCCATTCTTTTTCCCATTTTAA
- a CDS encoding nitric oxide synthase has protein sequence MNIQEIQQFLNLYQVEQNESELWLENRLQQIRSAGEYSPTTDELIFGARVAWRNSNKCIGRLFWQSLHVVDARDILEEQDIFQKLLEHIDYATNRGKIRPTITVFASDRVRIWNHQLIRYAGYETETGVIGDSNSIAFTKVCESLGWKGQRTPFDVLPLVVQVDGRAPQLFAIPAEYILEVPIRHPESVGVEKLGLKWYAVPIISSMRFQMAGIDFQAAPFNGWYMGTEIGARNLADYDRYNMLPAIAEIFNLDTSKQISLWRDRALVELNIAVLHSFKEDGVSIVDHHTAAQQFKLFEEAEESVGRELTGNWTWLIPPLSPATTHIFHKPYINIYHTPNYFYQKPCY, from the coding sequence ATGAATATACAGGAAATACAACAGTTCTTAAATCTATATCAGGTAGAGCAAAATGAATCTGAATTATGGTTAGAAAATAGATTACAACAGATTAGAAGTGCAGGAGAATACAGTCCAACAACAGACGAACTAATTTTTGGTGCACGGGTTGCATGGCGTAATAGCAACAAATGTATTGGTCGCCTGTTTTGGCAGTCATTACATGTAGTTGACGCACGTGATATTTTAGAGGAACAGGACATTTTTCAAAAGCTACTAGAGCATATTGATTATGCAACAAATAGAGGGAAAATTCGTCCAACCATAACCGTGTTTGCCTCAGATCGAGTACGGATATGGAATCATCAGCTAATTCGTTATGCAGGCTATGAAACGGAAACAGGAGTTATTGGTGATTCAAATTCAATCGCATTTACAAAAGTATGTGAATCATTAGGCTGGAAAGGTCAGCGAACACCATTTGATGTGTTACCACTTGTCGTACAGGTTGATGGACGTGCTCCGCAGTTGTTTGCAATTCCTGCAGAATATATTTTAGAGGTGCCAATTCGTCATCCAGAGTCAGTAGGTGTGGAGAAATTAGGGTTGAAATGGTATGCCGTACCTATTATTTCAAGCATGCGTTTTCAAATGGCAGGTATTGATTTTCAAGCAGCTCCGTTCAATGGCTGGTACATGGGGACAGAAATCGGCGCACGTAATTTAGCAGATTATGATCGCTATAATATGCTGCCAGCTATTGCAGAGATATTTAATCTTGATACAAGTAAGCAAATCTCGCTTTGGCGAGACCGTGCATTAGTGGAGCTCAATATTGCTGTCCTTCATTCTTTTAAAGAAGATGGAGTAAGCATTGTGGATCATCATACAGCTGCACAACAGTTTAAACTGTTTGAAGAAGCAGAGGAATCGGTAGGACGAGAACTGACAGGCAACTGGACATGGTTAATACCGCCGCTTTCGCCTGCAACGACTCATATATTTCATAAACCTTATATAAATATTTATCATACACCAAATTATTTTTATCAAAAGCCATGCTATTAA
- a CDS encoding HxlR family transcriptional regulator has product MVNYNTGINIFMNIAGGKWKCLILFFLSQKSVRTKEFYELIPGITQKVLTDQLKQLERDGLVQREVFKEVPPKVEYSLTDLGRSFVPVLNTMCEFGNKYARIKGIEKDQQIYCDTFLSSQNEKKL; this is encoded by the coding sequence ATGGTTAACTATAATACTGGAATCAATATTTTTATGAATATTGCAGGTGGAAAATGGAAATGTTTAATACTCTTTTTCTTGAGCCAAAAATCCGTAAGGACAAAAGAGTTTTATGAATTAATACCTGGAATTACACAAAAAGTCTTAACAGATCAATTGAAACAATTAGAAAGGGATGGACTTGTACAAAGAGAAGTATTTAAAGAAGTACCTCCAAAAGTGGAATACAGCTTAACTGATTTAGGAAGATCTTTTGTACCAGTATTAAATACAATGTGTGAATTCGGTAATAAGTATGCACGTATAAAAGGTATAGAGAAAGATCAACAAATTTATTGTGATACGTTCCTCAGTTCACAAAACGAAAAGAAATTGTAA
- a CDS encoding MFS transporter: MTTNEDSTSYPSRKISWRGATLLLVIGVICIASTLRMPLTVVGPIISFIREDLGISNVLAGFLTTIPLLAFAVISPFAPVVARKLGLELTLFLSTILLALGIVLRSLGTTSLLVFGTMLIGVAIAFGNVLIPGLLKLKFPYHVGLLMAFFTMSMNLTAGLGAGISYPIAQSSLGWQGALAIALILVVLTILIWIPQLKFNKPEPAVKKTKERIPLWKSPVTWAVTGAMGLQSLLFYTTAAWIPEIYISQGLAADRAGWMFSIMQFSQVPMALAVPIIASKMTSQRPLVLMFTAFYLVGFVGVVMEWTSLGVLWMILLGLAGGASFALAMMFFTLRTRTAFEAADLSGFAQSLGYLFAAIGPILFGYLHDLFGGWNIAGWLFVVVTAILFLCSFRASKDEYVH, translated from the coding sequence TTGACAACAAATGAAGATTCCACTAGTTATCCTAGCCGGAAAATTAGCTGGAGGGGAGCTACTTTATTATTAGTCATCGGCGTTATTTGTATTGCCTCAACATTACGAATGCCATTAACAGTTGTGGGACCTATTATTTCTTTTATACGAGAAGATTTAGGTATATCAAATGTATTAGCTGGATTTCTAACTACTATTCCACTTTTAGCTTTTGCGGTTATATCGCCATTTGCACCAGTTGTTGCACGTAAATTAGGACTTGAGCTAACATTATTTTTATCCACTATTCTTTTAGCATTAGGGATTGTACTGCGCTCTCTAGGAACAACAAGTTTGCTCGTGTTTGGAACTATGCTAATTGGTGTTGCTATAGCGTTTGGAAATGTACTTATTCCAGGATTACTTAAATTAAAATTTCCTTATCACGTAGGTTTACTTATGGCCTTTTTTACAATGTCCATGAATTTAACAGCTGGACTCGGTGCTGGAATTAGCTACCCTATTGCCCAATCATCTCTTGGCTGGCAAGGAGCTCTGGCTATTGCACTTATTTTAGTTGTGTTAACCATTTTAATTTGGATTCCACAATTAAAGTTTAATAAGCCTGAGCCCGCTGTTAAGAAAACGAAAGAACGTATACCTTTATGGAAATCCCCTGTTACCTGGGCAGTAACAGGTGCTATGGGATTACAATCATTATTATTTTATACAACTGCAGCATGGATTCCTGAAATTTACATATCACAAGGTTTAGCTGCTGATCGTGCAGGCTGGATGTTCTCCATCATGCAATTTTCACAAGTTCCAATGGCTTTAGCTGTGCCAATCATTGCTAGTAAAATGACGTCTCAGCGACCCCTTGTCTTAATGTTTACAGCATTTTATTTAGTAGGCTTTGTTGGCGTTGTTATGGAGTGGACAAGCCTTGGGGTGCTTTGGATGATTCTATTAGGCTTAGCAGGCGGGGCTTCATTTGCCTTAGCCATGATGTTCTTCACACTCCGCACTCGCACAGCCTTTGAAGCAGCTGATTTATCAGGCTTTGCACAATCACTAGGCTATTTATTTGCTGCAATTGGTCCTATTCTTTTTGGCTACCTGCATGATTTATTTGGTGGCTGGAATATTGCAGGTTGGCTCTTTGTCGTTGTAACTGCAATACTCTTTTTATGTTCATTTAGAGCCTCTAAAGATGAATATGTCCATTAA